Proteins encoded within one genomic window of Humulus lupulus chromosome 1, drHumLupu1.1, whole genome shotgun sequence:
- the LOC133800931 gene encoding uncharacterized protein LOC133800931 isoform X1, whose product MEEETLTLKPQLPTDGDEPMLDMAQQNPQTDSGSGSDSDDDEAQDNLQLQTLETELSTNPSNYDSHVQYINLLRKMGDIEKLRRAREAMSDLFPLIPVMWQEWARDESSLITGTEAFPAIEKLYERGVSDYLSASLWSDYLDFIQEYDASVRECSPAGISKARDLFERALTATGLHISEGSKIWEAYREFEQAIVHAINESDIQAKEKQIQRVRSIFHRQLSVPHLNMRSTLLAYKVWEVEQGSMADIQSGDLDGVSSHVASAYQKALDVYNARVNLEEKISTQDKADTERFQEYMNYLKFEQSSGNPARVQVLYERAITDFPVSSDLWLDYTRYLDKTFKVGSIISKVYSRAIKNCPWVGQLWVRYLLYLERSRAPEKEIAAVFEKALQCTFSTLDEYLDLFLTRVDGLRRRILLGSEVEDVVDYSLVRKTFQHASHYLSPHLKNTDAFLRLHSYWARLELTLGKDLVAARGVWETFLKICGPMLEAWEGYTAMEKELGHIKEARSIYKRCYSKRFPGTGSEDICHAWLRFEREFGTLEDLDHAAQKVTSRLEELQLLRSREESKLAERESISEKNTREKRKKTADTTHEQSPAKRHKDAVQNLNKVHAKGKTQVPISVENHKMEETKAEVEEACGKKEEQSKDSNQEKARIYTDQCTAFVSNLNLKANLEDLTKFFSDGGVVGIRILRDKFTGKSRGLAYVDFLDDAHLTAAISKNKEILLGKKLSIARSEPRRGKRDLSDRNLPRRLARGTERTDAAGDSASRDSVDSSQQSGPPHAPQSIARKPRVEHIQLKGKNTFAVPRNVAALNLNSKKPETQDKDEEQPKSNDEFRKMLTKG is encoded by the exons ATGGAGGAGGAAACCCTAACCTTAAAACCTCAGCTGCCAACTGACGGAGACGAACCCATGCTGGACATGGCTCAGCAAAACCCTCAAACGGACTCCGGCTCCGGCTCCGACTCCGATGATGACGAAGCCCAGGACAACCTCCAGCTTCAAACTCTGGAAACCGAGCTCTCAACCAATCCTTCCAACTACGACTCTCATGTTCAG TACATAAACCTTCTTAGGAAAATGGGTGACATTGAGAAGCTGAGAAGAGCAAGAGAAGCCATGAGTGACCTTTTCCCTTTGATCCCAGTTATGTGGCAGGAATGGGCTAGAGATGAATCTTCTCTTATCACAGG AACTGAGGCATTTCCTgcaattgaaaagctttatgagCGAGGAGTATCCGATTATCTG TCCGCCTCTCTTTGGTCTGACTACTTAGATTTCATTCAAGAATACGATGCTTCGGTACGAGAATGTTCACCTGCTGGTATCTCCAAGGCAAGAGATCTATTCGAGCGTGCTCTTACAGCAACTGGTTTGCATATTTCTGAAGGAAGTAAGATATGGGAAGCATATAGGGAATTTGAGCAAGCTATTGTTCATGCTATCAATGAGAGTGATATTCAG GCAAAAGAAAAGCAAATCCAGCGTGTTCGAAGTATATTCCATCGTCAGTTGTCTGTCCCTCATTTAAATATGAGGTCAACACTTCTTGCTTACAAGGTTTGGGAGGTGGAGCAGGGAAGTATGGCTGATATCCAATCTGGTGACTTGGATGGGGTGTCTTCTCATGTTGCCTCAGCATACCAGAAGGCATTGGATGTGTATAACGCTCGTGTTAATCTCGAAGAAAAGATTTCTACTCAGGATAAAGCTGACACAGAAAGATTCCAAGAGTACATG AATTACTTGAAATTTGAGCAATCTTCTGGAAATCCAGCACGTGTTCAAGTTCTGTATGAACGTGCTATTACAGACTTTCCTGTATCGAGTGATCTATGGCTTGACTATACTCGCTATTTGGATAAGACCTTCAAG GTTGGCAGTATCATAAGCAAAGTTTATTCAAGGGCCATAAAAAATTGTCCCTGGGTTGGACAACTTTGGGTTCGATATTTGCTCTACTTGGAACGCAGTCGTGCCCCTGAAAAGGAAATTGCTGCA GTATTTGAGAAGGCCTTGCAATGCACTTTTTCCACTCTTGACGAG TACCTGGATTTATTCCTCACTCGGGTAGATGGCTTGCGGCGAAGAATCTTGCTCGGTAGTGAAGTTGAGGATGTTGTCGATTATTCTTTAGTAAGGAAAACATTTCAG CATGCATCACATTACCTCTCTCCACACCTGAAGAACACAGATGCTTTTCTTCGACTACATTCTTATTGGGCACGTTTAGAGCTAACCCTGGGAAAAGATTTGGTTGCAGCTCGTGGAGTATGGGAGACTTTTCTTAAAATCTG TGGTCCAATGTTGGAAGCCTGGGAAGGTTACACAGCAATGGAAAAAGAGTTGGGCCATATTAAGGAAGCTCGGTCCATATATAAGAGATGCTACAGTAAAAGATTTCCTGGGACTGGTTCAGAG GATATCTGCCATGCTTGGTTACGCTTTGAAAGGGAGTTTGGCACACTGGAGGATTTGGATCATGCAGCACAAAAG GTTACTTCCCGTCTGGAAGAACTACAGTTACTAAGATCACGAGAAGAATCCAAATTGGCAGAGAGGGAAAGCATTTCTGAGAAGAATACTcgagaaaagagaaagaaaaccGCAGATACAACTCATGAGCAGTCTCCAGCGAAGAGGCATAAAGATGCTGTCCAAAATCTAAACAAAGTCCACGCAAAGGGCAAAACTCAGGTGCCAATTTCAGTTGAGAATCATAAGATGGAAGAGACCAAAGCAGAAGTAGAGGAAGCATGTGGGAAAAAAGAGGAGCAATCTAAAGACTCTAACCAGGAGAAAGCAAGGATATACACTGACCAGTGCACCGCATTTGTATCCAATCTTAACCTCAAG GCAAATTTAGAAGATCTGACTAAATTTTTCAGTGATGGTGGAGTTGTTGGTATCCGAATACTACGTGACAAGTTTACTGGAAAATCCAgg gGTCTGGCTTATGTGGATTTCTTAGATGATGCACACCTTACTGCTGCTATATCAAAGAACAAGGAGATTCTACTTGGGAAAAAGCTGAGCATTGCACGGTCAGAACCAAGGCGTGGCAAAAGAGATCTCTCTGATAGAAATCTCCCACGCAGGCTAG CACGAGGTACTGAACGAACCGATGCAGCTGGGGATTCTGCATCTAGAGACTCTGTTGACTCCTCTCAACAATCTGGCCCACCTCATGCACCACAGTCTATTGCCCGCAAGCCTAGAGTTGAACATATCCAGCTCAAAGGGAAAAACACATTCGCAGTTCCTAGGAATGTTGCTGCGCTTAATCTGAATTCAAAGAAACCTGAAACCCAGGACAAGGATGAGGAACAGCCAAAATCCAATGATGAGTTCAGAAAAATGCTCACTAAAGGCTAA
- the LOC133825085 gene encoding uncharacterized protein LOC133825085 — MDIIAVLLQHNGQWDQNKNYINFDVCGIVIRNDCNYNNLIGMICNELKLQFESTLLTIQYQVKDGYPPLKIVDDSQLKFYIELKKTETNITKYPLCLTIEINSMQQYFFSTRGTTTHNQLYNEIAQTEEAASNSDDEPVDNCVAEEVADFIDYAELVSNQIIEMIDERNRNNEEEVIDIDDDLVITNNRHQEIALSQIYKDKETLKTVLSHYAINNHFQYCVQKSCKKECLVACLDKNRKWMLRASRNGNTNQFIIRKFSHIHTCALEIRLKDQHQETSTIIADMIKHKFTNIKTKYTAADIVRDLKHDHEVQVKYNKAWRSREKAIEKVRGKAAESYAELPSYMYMLHRTNLGSYIELKSDEDGMFLYAFVALNASMKGWPYCIPVVIVDGTFLKSTYGGTLLVVATQDAEGKLFPLAFCVVDSENDDSWEWFFDKFRKAYGVREDMSIVSDRHESIIKAAITVYPEVPHGACTFHLLKNMKSKFKKNSKNFKDTFFAAVNAYTVKKFEYKMRELDKIEKRLRPYLEEIGYHKWARIHSPNNRYSNMTSNIAKSLNSAIVAVRELPICTILECLRALVQRWSWTNRNIANATSTKLTDKHEMILNDNYIYH; from the coding sequence ATGGATATCATTGCAGTTTTACTCCAACACAATGGGCAATGGGATCAAAACAAAAACTATATCAACTTTGATGTTTGTGGAATAGTAATTAGAAATGACTGCAACTACAACAACTTGATTGGTATGATATGCAATGAATTGAAGTTGCAATTTGAATCTACACTTTTGACAATACAGTATCAAGTTAAAGATGGATACCCTCCTTTAAAAATAGTTGATGATTCGCAATTGAAGTTCTACATAGAGTTGAAGAAAACAGAGACAAATATCACAAAATACCCATTGTGTCTCACAATTGAAATCAACTCAATGCAGCAATATTTTTTCTCAACTAGGGGTACAACAACACATAATCAACTATACAATGAAATTGCACAAACAGAAGAAGCAGCATCAAATTCAGATGATGAACCAGTTGATAATTGTGTTGCTGAAGAGGTTGCAGACTTTATTGATTATGCAGAACTGGTATCCAATCAGATTATAGAAATGATAGATGAAAGAAACAGAAATAATGAAGAAGAAGTGATTGACATTGACGATGATTTAGTCATCACAAACAACCGTCACCAAGAGATTGCTTTGTCTCAAATATATAAGGACAAAGAAACATTGAAGACTGTTTTGAGCCATTATGCGATAAATAATCATTTCCAGTATTGTGTACAAAAGTCATGCAAAAAGGAATGTCTAGTTGCTTGCCTTGATAAAAATCGCAAGTGGATGTTACGAGCATCAAGGAATGGAAACACAAATCAATTCATAATTAGAAAGTTCAGCCACATTCACACTTGTGCTTTAGAGATAAGATTAAAAGACCAACATCAAGAAACCTCGACAATCATTGCAGATATGATCAAACACAAGTTCACAAACATCAAAACAAAGTACACAGCTGCTGATATAGTTAGGGACTTGAAACATGATCATGAAGTGCAAGTCAAATACAACAAAGCTTGGAGATCTAGAGAAAAAGCTATTGAAAAAGTTAGAGGAAAAGCAGCTGAATCTTATGCAGAATTGCCTAGTTATATGTATATGTTGCATCGCACAAATCTAGGATCCTATATTGAACTAAAATCAGATGAAGATGGCATGTTTTTATATGCTTTTGTAGCATTGAATGCTTCAATGAAAGGCTGGCCCTATTGCATACCTGTTGTAATAGTTGATGGGACTTTCTTAAAATCAACATATGGAGGGACATTATTGGTTGTAGCAACTCAAGATGCTGAAGGTAAACTATTCCCCTTAGCATTTTGTGTAGTTGATTCAGAGAATGATGATTCTTGGGAGTGGTTCTTTGACAAGTTTAGGAAAGCTTATGGTGTAAGAGAAGACATGAGCATAGTTTCTGACCGACATGAAAGCATTATAAAAGCAGCCATCACAGTGTACCCAGAAGTACCGCATGGGGCTTGCACCTTCCATCTACTAAAAAACATGAAAAGCAAGTTCAAGAAGAACTCAAAAAATTTCAAGGATACATTTTTTGCAGCAGTGAATGCGTACACTGTGAAAAAGTTTGAGTACAAGATGCGAGAACTTGATAAGATTGAGAAAAGGCTACGACCTTACCTAGAAGAAATTGGGTATCACAAATGGGCAAGGATTCACTCTCCAAACAATAGATACTCAAACATGACATCAAACATTGCAAAATCTTTGAATTCTGCAATCGTAGCGGTAAGAGAGCTACCAATTTGTACGATACTAGAGTGTTTACGAGCTTTGGTGCAACGGTGGAGTTGGACTAATAGGAACATAGCAAATGCAACCTCCACAAAGTTGACAGACAAGCATGAAATGATCTTGAATGACAACTACATTTACCATTGA
- the LOC133800931 gene encoding uncharacterized protein LOC133800931 isoform X2 has translation MEEETLTLKPQLPTDGDEPMLDMAQQNPQTDSGSGSDSDDDEAQDNLQLQTLETELSTNPSNYDSHVQYINLLRKMGDIEKLRRAREAMSDLFPLIPVMWQEWARDESSLITGTEAFPAIEKLYERGVSDYLSASLWSDYLDFIQEYDASVRECSPAGISKARDLFERALTATGLHISEGSKIWEAYREFEQAIVHAINESDIQAKEKQIQRVRSIFHRQLSVPHLNMRSTLLAYKVWEVEQGSMADIQSGDLDGVSSHVASAYQKALDVYNARVNLEEKISTQDKADTERFQEYMNYLKFEQSSGNPARVQVLYERAITDFPVSSDLWLDYTRYLDKTFKVGSIISKVYSRAIKNCPWVGQLWVRYLLYLERSRAPEKEIAAVFEKALQCTFSTLDEYLDLFLTRVDGLRRRILLGSEVEDVVDYSLVRKTFQHASHYLSPHLKNTDAFLRLHSYWARLELTLGKDLVAARGVWETFLKICGPMLEAWEGYTAMEKELGHIKEARSIYKRCYSKRFPGTGSEDICHAWLRFEREFGTLEDLDHAAQKVTSRLEELQLLRSREESKLAERESISEKNTREKRKKTADTTHEQSPAKRHKDAVQNLNKVHAKGKTQVPISVENHKMEETKAEVEEACGKKEEQSKDSNQEKARIYTDQCTAFVSNLNLKANLEDLTKFFSDGGVVGIRILRDKFTGKSRVSLFLYEYE, from the exons ATGGAGGAGGAAACCCTAACCTTAAAACCTCAGCTGCCAACTGACGGAGACGAACCCATGCTGGACATGGCTCAGCAAAACCCTCAAACGGACTCCGGCTCCGGCTCCGACTCCGATGATGACGAAGCCCAGGACAACCTCCAGCTTCAAACTCTGGAAACCGAGCTCTCAACCAATCCTTCCAACTACGACTCTCATGTTCAG TACATAAACCTTCTTAGGAAAATGGGTGACATTGAGAAGCTGAGAAGAGCAAGAGAAGCCATGAGTGACCTTTTCCCTTTGATCCCAGTTATGTGGCAGGAATGGGCTAGAGATGAATCTTCTCTTATCACAGG AACTGAGGCATTTCCTgcaattgaaaagctttatgagCGAGGAGTATCCGATTATCTG TCCGCCTCTCTTTGGTCTGACTACTTAGATTTCATTCAAGAATACGATGCTTCGGTACGAGAATGTTCACCTGCTGGTATCTCCAAGGCAAGAGATCTATTCGAGCGTGCTCTTACAGCAACTGGTTTGCATATTTCTGAAGGAAGTAAGATATGGGAAGCATATAGGGAATTTGAGCAAGCTATTGTTCATGCTATCAATGAGAGTGATATTCAG GCAAAAGAAAAGCAAATCCAGCGTGTTCGAAGTATATTCCATCGTCAGTTGTCTGTCCCTCATTTAAATATGAGGTCAACACTTCTTGCTTACAAGGTTTGGGAGGTGGAGCAGGGAAGTATGGCTGATATCCAATCTGGTGACTTGGATGGGGTGTCTTCTCATGTTGCCTCAGCATACCAGAAGGCATTGGATGTGTATAACGCTCGTGTTAATCTCGAAGAAAAGATTTCTACTCAGGATAAAGCTGACACAGAAAGATTCCAAGAGTACATG AATTACTTGAAATTTGAGCAATCTTCTGGAAATCCAGCACGTGTTCAAGTTCTGTATGAACGTGCTATTACAGACTTTCCTGTATCGAGTGATCTATGGCTTGACTATACTCGCTATTTGGATAAGACCTTCAAG GTTGGCAGTATCATAAGCAAAGTTTATTCAAGGGCCATAAAAAATTGTCCCTGGGTTGGACAACTTTGGGTTCGATATTTGCTCTACTTGGAACGCAGTCGTGCCCCTGAAAAGGAAATTGCTGCA GTATTTGAGAAGGCCTTGCAATGCACTTTTTCCACTCTTGACGAG TACCTGGATTTATTCCTCACTCGGGTAGATGGCTTGCGGCGAAGAATCTTGCTCGGTAGTGAAGTTGAGGATGTTGTCGATTATTCTTTAGTAAGGAAAACATTTCAG CATGCATCACATTACCTCTCTCCACACCTGAAGAACACAGATGCTTTTCTTCGACTACATTCTTATTGGGCACGTTTAGAGCTAACCCTGGGAAAAGATTTGGTTGCAGCTCGTGGAGTATGGGAGACTTTTCTTAAAATCTG TGGTCCAATGTTGGAAGCCTGGGAAGGTTACACAGCAATGGAAAAAGAGTTGGGCCATATTAAGGAAGCTCGGTCCATATATAAGAGATGCTACAGTAAAAGATTTCCTGGGACTGGTTCAGAG GATATCTGCCATGCTTGGTTACGCTTTGAAAGGGAGTTTGGCACACTGGAGGATTTGGATCATGCAGCACAAAAG GTTACTTCCCGTCTGGAAGAACTACAGTTACTAAGATCACGAGAAGAATCCAAATTGGCAGAGAGGGAAAGCATTTCTGAGAAGAATACTcgagaaaagagaaagaaaaccGCAGATACAACTCATGAGCAGTCTCCAGCGAAGAGGCATAAAGATGCTGTCCAAAATCTAAACAAAGTCCACGCAAAGGGCAAAACTCAGGTGCCAATTTCAGTTGAGAATCATAAGATGGAAGAGACCAAAGCAGAAGTAGAGGAAGCATGTGGGAAAAAAGAGGAGCAATCTAAAGACTCTAACCAGGAGAAAGCAAGGATATACACTGACCAGTGCACCGCATTTGTATCCAATCTTAACCTCAAG GCAAATTTAGAAGATCTGACTAAATTTTTCAGTGATGGTGGAGTTGTTGGTATCCGAATACTACGTGACAAGTTTACTGGAAAATCCAgggtctctctctttctctatgaATATGAATAG